One stretch of Hymenobacter chitinivorans DSM 11115 DNA includes these proteins:
- a CDS encoding DUF3857 domain-containing protein, giving the protein MSRFYASLAALLLAGGSAVAGGSTPSYPVAALPAALRENAHAVIRNQEQTLVVKSASRSVETVRRAVTILDEAGAEWATLTVYYDQLNSVSYLRGTVYNAAGQAYLQLRPANVRDYGLSDGFSLASDGRGRIADLRQPTYPYTVEYEYEVVSNNLLFYPAWHPQPEEQLAVEKASFRVLTPTELPLRFQEQHLPAGVTAQHTLQGTTDVYQWQLQNLAALEEEPDAPPMHLLTPAVLTAPSNFEVQGHRGAATSWQTLGQWSYELNAGRDELPAAVKTKIAALVQGEPDERARIRKVYEFLQANTRYISIQLGIGGWQTFPAATVAATGYGDCKALTNYCKALLQAADVTAYCALVRADAPDIRTEFPSTQFNHVVLCVPLTKAAKADTVWLECTSQTNAFNYMGSFTGNRHALLITPAGGKLVRTPRYGMAENRQERRADVYLDAQGNATATIRTLRTGLEQEYANALLHNLSAVEQKNKIADRLPLSGFTITKFNLASGVATPIPTMVETLGLTVPNLAPPSGKRVFLTPNLLSRSSSLPAAVGERQADIWLDNAFVHSDTIRIHVPAGLKPESLPAPVKLTTAFGTYTSQVQTLPDGTLQYVRQLRMPQTRFARTEYAAYVEFRRKISAADKSQLVFVKTES; this is encoded by the coding sequence ATGAGCCGGTTTTATGCATCCCTAGCCGCCCTGCTGCTGGCGGGCGGCTCGGCCGTGGCCGGGGGCAGCACGCCCAGCTACCCCGTGGCGGCGCTGCCCGCCGCCCTGCGCGAAAATGCCCACGCCGTAATTCGCAACCAGGAGCAGACTCTGGTGGTGAAGTCGGCGAGCCGCTCGGTGGAAACCGTGCGCCGGGCCGTTACGATTCTGGACGAAGCCGGGGCGGAATGGGCCACCCTGACCGTGTACTACGACCAGCTAAACTCGGTGAGCTACCTGCGCGGTACGGTATATAATGCCGCGGGCCAGGCGTATCTGCAACTGCGGCCGGCCAACGTGCGCGACTACGGCCTCTCCGACGGCTTCAGCCTGGCCTCTGACGGTCGGGGCCGCATTGCCGATTTGCGCCAGCCCACCTACCCTTACACGGTGGAATACGAGTACGAGGTAGTTTCCAATAATCTGCTGTTTTATCCTGCGTGGCACCCGCAGCCGGAAGAGCAGCTGGCGGTGGAAAAAGCCTCGTTCCGGGTGCTGACGCCCACCGAACTGCCCCTGCGGTTTCAGGAGCAGCACCTGCCCGCGGGCGTCACGGCCCAGCACACCCTGCAAGGCACTACCGACGTGTACCAGTGGCAGCTGCAGAACCTGGCGGCGCTGGAAGAAGAGCCCGACGCCCCGCCCATGCACCTGCTGACCCCGGCTGTTCTGACGGCGCCTTCCAACTTCGAGGTGCAGGGCCACCGGGGCGCGGCCACCTCGTGGCAAACGCTGGGCCAGTGGAGCTACGAGCTGAACGCCGGGCGCGACGAGCTGCCGGCCGCCGTGAAAACCAAGATTGCCGCCCTCGTTCAGGGCGAACCAGACGAGCGGGCCCGTATTCGGAAAGTATACGAGTTTCTGCAGGCCAACACCCGCTACATTTCCATTCAGCTGGGTATTGGCGGCTGGCAGACGTTTCCGGCCGCTACCGTTGCCGCCACCGGCTACGGCGACTGCAAGGCCCTGACTAACTACTGCAAAGCCCTGCTGCAGGCCGCCGACGTAACGGCCTACTGCGCCCTGGTCCGGGCCGACGCACCCGATATCCGCACCGAGTTTCCCAGCACGCAGTTCAACCACGTGGTGCTGTGCGTGCCCCTGACCAAAGCTGCCAAGGCCGACACCGTATGGTTGGAATGCACCAGCCAAACCAATGCCTTTAACTATATGGGCAGCTTCACCGGCAACCGGCACGCGCTGCTCATCACGCCGGCCGGGGGCAAGCTGGTGCGGACTCCCCGCTACGGCATGGCCGAAAACCGCCAGGAGCGGCGCGCCGACGTTTACCTCGATGCCCAGGGCAATGCCACGGCCACCATCCGGACGCTGCGCACCGGCCTCGAGCAGGAATATGCCAACGCGCTGCTGCACAACTTGTCGGCCGTTGAGCAGAAAAACAAAATTGCCGACCGCTTGCCGCTTTCCGGCTTTACCATCACCAAGTTCAACCTCGCGTCGGGAGTTGCTACTCCCATTCCCACGATGGTCGAAACCCTGGGCTTGACTGTGCCCAACCTGGCCCCGCCCAGCGGTAAGCGGGTTTTTCTGACGCCCAACCTGCTCAGTCGCAGCTCGTCCTTGCCCGCGGCCGTGGGCGAACGGCAGGCTGACATCTGGCTCGACAATGCCTTTGTGCATTCCGACACCATCCGGATTCACGTCCCGGCCGGGCTGAAGCCCGAAAGCCTGCCCGCCCCCGTCAAGCTGACGACTGCCTTTGGCACCTACACCAGCCAGGTGCAGACCCTGCCCGACGGCACCCTGCAGTACGTGCGGCAGCTGCGCATGCCCCAAACCCGCTTTGCCCGCACCGAATACGCGGCCTACGTGGAGTTCCGGCGCAAAATCAGCGCGGCCGATAAAAGCCAGCTGGTTTTCGTTAAAACCGAATCCTAA
- a CDS encoding DUF3857 domain-containing protein, protein MITRLLRPMAVAGVLAGFISLPALGQNEPIKFGKIDERDLTGANFVADSAAEAVVLCDFGRTRFEVFEGEFRYVLERVTRIKILKKSGYDWATVHVPLYRKDGNSEKLSNLRGFTYNLVNNQVVKEKLEQSSTFTEQTTVNNSVRKFTLPNVREGSIIEYTYLVSSDFIFNLHDWRFQRSIPTRWSEYRVAIPEYLDYKMLLQGYEPLATQERAETNTQYTIAGSDPVVAQVTNYRWAMKDVPAMHREPFMTTPDDYVAQMDFELAGTRMPKQGYRSVTNSWEKINQILLEDDNFGGQLGRGGFLKEQLTALLAKNPNAPERIAAIHDLVRKAVKYNGADRIFATTTVRKAYDQHNGSAADINLLLIAALREAGLQANPVLLSTRDNGMVNQNFPLLSKFNYVVAHVALPEGKEMLVDATEEMIPCGMLPPRCLSGTGRLIMPEAAKSRWIDLQPTQRHMEYRQVTLTLDNRGGYTGKIHQEHAGYSGVSTREKLQKNGEKKFIEEIVSSHEGWSIPKYTFKERELLHKPLAVDYEFTMPGADAPVGTIYLSPMRQFTDEKNPFSREDRRFPVDFGAQVDETVMLTIQLPAGYQAEELPKPSIVDLPDNGGRFSYTVADNGQGTVQIASRMSLRKPVYMAEEYAYLREFYNRMLAKQAEQIVLKKKS, encoded by the coding sequence ATGATAACACGTTTACTGCGTCCTATGGCCGTGGCTGGCGTATTGGCGGGCTTTATTAGCCTGCCTGCCCTGGGCCAGAATGAGCCTATTAAATTCGGTAAGATTGATGAGCGGGACCTGACCGGCGCCAACTTCGTGGCCGACAGCGCCGCCGAAGCCGTGGTCCTCTGCGACTTTGGCCGCACCCGCTTCGAGGTTTTCGAGGGCGAGTTCCGCTACGTGCTGGAGCGCGTCACCCGCATCAAAATCCTGAAGAAGTCGGGCTATGACTGGGCTACGGTGCACGTACCGCTCTACCGCAAAGACGGCAACTCGGAAAAGCTCTCCAACCTGCGCGGCTTCACCTATAACCTGGTCAACAACCAGGTAGTGAAGGAAAAGCTCGAACAGTCGTCTACTTTCACCGAGCAAACAACCGTCAATAACTCCGTGCGCAAGTTTACCCTGCCCAACGTGCGCGAAGGCTCGATCATCGAGTACACGTACTTGGTTAGCTCCGACTTTATCTTCAACCTGCACGACTGGCGGTTCCAGCGCAGTATTCCAACCCGCTGGAGCGAGTACCGCGTTGCCATTCCCGAATACCTGGATTACAAAATGCTGCTGCAGGGCTACGAACCCCTCGCGACGCAGGAACGGGCCGAAACCAATACCCAGTACACCATTGCCGGCTCCGACCCCGTGGTGGCCCAGGTAACCAACTACCGCTGGGCCATGAAAGATGTACCGGCCATGCACCGGGAGCCTTTTATGACCACGCCCGACGACTACGTGGCCCAGATGGATTTTGAGCTAGCTGGTACCCGCATGCCGAAGCAGGGCTACCGCAGCGTGACTAACTCCTGGGAAAAAATCAACCAGATTCTGCTCGAAGACGACAATTTTGGGGGGCAACTGGGCCGCGGGGGCTTCCTGAAAGAGCAGCTGACGGCCCTGCTGGCCAAGAATCCTAACGCGCCGGAACGCATTGCCGCCATTCACGACCTGGTGCGTAAGGCGGTAAAGTACAACGGGGCGGACCGCATTTTCGCCACTACAACCGTCCGTAAGGCCTACGACCAGCACAACGGTTCGGCCGCCGACATCAACCTGCTGCTGATTGCGGCCCTGCGCGAGGCGGGGTTGCAGGCCAACCCCGTCCTGCTCAGCACCCGCGACAATGGCATGGTCAACCAGAACTTCCCGCTACTGTCCAAATTCAACTACGTGGTGGCCCACGTGGCCCTGCCCGAAGGCAAGGAAATGCTCGTGGACGCTACCGAGGAGATGATTCCCTGCGGCATGCTACCCCCGCGCTGCCTGAGCGGCACCGGCCGCCTGATTATGCCCGAAGCCGCTAAGTCGCGCTGGATTGATCTGCAGCCAACCCAGCGCCACATGGAGTACCGCCAAGTAACGCTGACCCTGGACAACCGGGGCGGCTACACCGGCAAGATTCACCAGGAACACGCCGGCTACTCGGGCGTCAGCACCCGGGAGAAGCTTCAGAAAAACGGGGAGAAGAAGTTTATTGAGGAAATCGTCAGCAGCCACGAAGGCTGGAGCATCCCGAAGTACACCTTCAAGGAGCGGGAGCTGCTGCACAAGCCCCTGGCCGTCGACTACGAGTTTACCATGCCCGGGGCCGACGCCCCGGTGGGCACGATTTACCTGAGCCCCATGCGGCAGTTTACGGACGAGAAAAACCCGTTCAGCCGCGAAGACCGCCGCTTCCCGGTTGACTTCGGAGCCCAGGTCGACGAAACGGTGATGTTGACCATTCAGCTGCCGGCCGGCTACCAGGCCGAGGAGTTGCCCAAGCCGTCCATCGTGGATCTGCCCGATAACGGGGGCCGCTTCTCCTACACCGTGGCCGACAACGGGCAGGGCACCGTCCAGATTGCCAGCCGCATGAGCCTGCGCAAGCCCGTGTACATGGCCGAGGAATACGCCTACCTGCGCGAGTTCTACAACCGTATGCTGGCCAAGCAGGCCGAGCAGATCGTCCTGAAAAAGAAGTCATGA
- a CDS encoding DUF3857 domain-containing protein encodes MILTSTRVWLAAAVLLFTTPLLAQKTAPAPIVYGGVTAADFTPLPQADSTQAPAEYLCDYGTSKIEGGRGQFQVIFERTTRLRIHRKAGYRYATVRVPLYMRDGKIERLVRLRGMTYNLQDGRLVKTKLNPDALFREELDKNHLQYTFTMPEVREGSIVEFSYVINSDFIFNLQDWQFEHRIPVRWSEYRAFLPQFYTYKTITRGYLPFVVNESLTVPYATTYTSESVGMIQGTEQHLMALAQQLRWAMKDVPAFHDEPFMTTPTDYLRSVHFELAGVNFDGTYRDLTGQWQGIWERLSTDDEFGAAMTKPTPALQAQAQVLRQRFPSDSLARAAAVLALVQRSVVYNDEQRIYASQPLRRTVERRLGNSADINLLLVQTLRAAGLPATPLLLSTRDHGQVQMDVPVISQFNYVAAHLKLPGRPDVLLDATEPQLPLGMLPERCLNGEGRLADASGRWVPLKATGRYIDYRTARLQLSPNGELTGTVKLEYGGYAAVAARRQIRQTSAASYLGQLSRRWQDWQPTKPELLPDSLPKPLSVELHLQHTPANAEAALLYLPLLNLPDALPYDFKTENRIYPVNFGMAREHVTVVTLTLPKGYIVQEIPAKLTMEIPGGTGRYVYQVTQPTPGSVELTARLQLNRAEYSSQEYGALRELNRRIIAKQNEPLVLKRVP; translated from the coding sequence ATGATATTAACCTCTACCCGAGTGTGGCTAGCCGCCGCCGTACTGCTTTTTACCACTCCCCTACTGGCCCAGAAGACGGCGCCGGCGCCCATCGTGTACGGCGGCGTCACGGCGGCCGACTTCACGCCCCTGCCCCAGGCCGACAGCACCCAGGCGCCGGCCGAGTACCTGTGCGACTACGGCACGTCCAAGATTGAGGGCGGCCGGGGGCAGTTTCAGGTAATCTTCGAGCGGACCACCCGGCTGCGGATTCACCGCAAAGCCGGCTACCGCTACGCCACCGTGCGGGTCCCGCTCTACATGCGCGACGGCAAGATTGAGCGCCTCGTGCGCCTGCGCGGCATGACCTACAACCTGCAGGATGGCCGCCTGGTTAAGACCAAGCTCAACCCGGATGCGCTGTTCCGGGAGGAGCTGGATAAGAACCATCTGCAGTACACCTTTACCATGCCCGAGGTGCGCGAGGGTTCCATCGTGGAGTTCAGCTACGTCATCAACTCCGACTTCATCTTCAACCTGCAGGACTGGCAGTTTGAGCACCGCATTCCGGTGCGTTGGAGCGAGTACCGCGCTTTCCTGCCCCAGTTTTACACCTACAAAACCATTACCCGCGGCTACCTGCCCTTCGTGGTGAATGAGTCGCTGACGGTGCCGTACGCCACCACGTATACCAGTGAGAGCGTGGGCATGATCCAGGGCACCGAGCAACACCTGATGGCCCTGGCCCAGCAGTTGCGCTGGGCCATGAAAGATGTGCCCGCCTTCCACGACGAGCCATTTATGACCACGCCCACCGACTATTTGCGCAGCGTGCACTTTGAGCTGGCCGGCGTCAATTTCGACGGCACCTACCGCGACCTGACCGGCCAGTGGCAGGGCATTTGGGAGCGGCTCAGCACCGACGACGAGTTTGGGGCCGCCATGACCAAGCCCACTCCCGCCCTGCAGGCCCAGGCCCAGGTGCTGCGGCAGCGCTTCCCCTCCGACTCGCTGGCCCGGGCGGCCGCCGTGCTGGCCCTGGTGCAGCGCAGCGTGGTCTACAACGACGAGCAGCGTATTTACGCCTCGCAGCCCCTGCGCCGCACCGTGGAGCGCCGCCTCGGCAACTCGGCCGACATCAACCTACTGCTGGTGCAAACCCTGCGCGCCGCCGGCCTGCCCGCCACCCCTTTGCTGCTGAGCACCCGCGACCATGGGCAAGTGCAAATGGACGTGCCCGTCATCAGCCAGTTTAACTACGTGGCGGCCCACCTGAAGCTGCCCGGCCGCCCCGATGTACTACTGGACGCCACCGAGCCTCAGCTGCCCCTGGGCATGCTGCCCGAACGCTGCCTCAACGGCGAAGGCCGCCTGGCCGACGCCTCCGGCCGCTGGGTGCCGCTCAAAGCCACCGGCCGCTACATCGACTACCGCACGGCCCGCCTGCAGCTTAGCCCCAACGGGGAGCTGACGGGCACCGTGAAGCTGGAATACGGGGGCTACGCTGCCGTGGCCGCGCGGCGGCAGATCCGGCAAACGTCGGCGGCCAGCTACCTGGGCCAGCTCAGCCGGCGCTGGCAGGACTGGCAGCCCACCAAGCCCGAGCTACTGCCCGACTCGCTGCCCAAGCCCCTCAGCGTGGAGCTGCACCTGCAACATACGCCGGCCAACGCGGAGGCGGCCCTACTGTATCTGCCCCTCTTGAATCTGCCCGACGCGCTGCCCTACGATTTCAAAACCGAAAACCGCATTTATCCGGTCAATTTCGGCATGGCCCGGGAGCATGTCACGGTGGTTACCCTCACCTTGCCCAAGGGCTATATCGTGCAGGAAATTCCGGCCAAGCTCACCATGGAGATTCCCGGGGGCACCGGCCGCTACGTGTACCAAGTGACCCAGCCCACGCCGGGGTCGGTGGAGCTGACGGCCCGGCTGCAGCTCAACCGGGCCGAGTACAGCTCCCAGGAATACGGGGCCCTGCGCGAACTGAACCGCCGCATTATCGCCAAACAAAACGAGCCCCTGGTCCTCAAGCGGGTGCCGTAG
- a CDS encoding MFS transporter, with amino-acid sequence MQPTPPKVYTAGFWLMCLSSFLFFMSFNMLLPELPAFLTRLGGAEYKGFIIALFTLTAGLSRPFSGKLADTVGRIPVMVFGSLVCFVCGFFYPWVSTVVGFLGLRLLHGFSTGFKPTGTAAFIADIIPYERRGEAMGLLGVAGSLGMAAGPALGPYITAATSLNTLFYASSGLALLSLAVQGTMTETLPHEQRQRFSWSLLRLEWNEVLEPRVLSPALVTMLCLFPFGAILTVVPDQSEALGLDAAHKGLFYTCYTLASLLVRLVAGRASDKYGRLPVLRLSTTMMVVALGLLTLVEHSVPLFLGAALLFGLATGLNSPTLYAWTVDLSHPARRGRAVATMYIALEAGIGLGALLAGWIFANQTSHLPYVHALSAACTLAALVYLLWGVKKPQPVTA; translated from the coding sequence ATGCAGCCCACCCCCCCTAAAGTATACACGGCCGGTTTCTGGCTGATGTGTTTGTCGTCGTTCCTGTTTTTCATGAGCTTCAACATGCTCCTGCCCGAGCTGCCCGCCTTTCTGACGCGGCTGGGCGGGGCCGAGTACAAGGGCTTCATCATTGCCTTATTTACCCTCACGGCGGGGCTTTCCCGGCCCTTTAGCGGCAAGCTGGCCGATACCGTGGGCCGGATTCCGGTGATGGTATTCGGCTCGTTGGTGTGCTTCGTGTGTGGCTTTTTCTACCCTTGGGTCAGCACCGTGGTGGGGTTTCTGGGGCTGCGGCTGCTGCACGGGTTCAGCACGGGCTTCAAGCCCACGGGCACGGCCGCCTTCATTGCCGACATCATCCCCTACGAGCGGCGCGGTGAGGCCATGGGCCTGCTGGGCGTGGCGGGCTCCCTGGGCATGGCCGCGGGCCCGGCCCTGGGGCCCTACATTACGGCGGCCACGTCCTTGAACACGCTCTTTTATGCTTCGTCGGGCCTGGCTCTGCTGAGTTTGGCCGTGCAGGGCACCATGACCGAAACCCTGCCCCACGAGCAGCGGCAGCGCTTTAGCTGGAGCCTGCTGCGCCTGGAGTGGAACGAAGTGCTGGAGCCCCGGGTGTTGTCGCCGGCCCTGGTCACGATGCTCTGCCTGTTTCCGTTCGGCGCCATTCTGACCGTGGTGCCCGACCAGAGCGAGGCGCTGGGGCTCGACGCGGCCCACAAAGGCTTGTTCTACACCTGCTACACGCTGGCTTCCCTGCTGGTGCGGCTGGTGGCCGGCCGGGCCTCCGACAAGTACGGCCGCCTGCCGGTGCTGCGCCTTTCGACCACCATGATGGTCGTGGCCCTGGGGCTGCTGACGCTGGTGGAACACTCAGTGCCCCTGTTTCTGGGTGCGGCCCTGCTGTTTGGCCTAGCCACGGGCCTGAATTCGCCCACGCTCTACGCCTGGACCGTAGACCTGAGCCACCCGGCGCGGCGGGGCCGGGCCGTGGCCACCATGTACATTGCCCTCGAAGCCGGCATTGGCCTGGGCGCCCTGCTGGCCGGCTGGATTTTCGCCAACCAAACCAGCCACCTGCCCTACGTGCACGCTCTGAGCGCCGCCTGCACGCTAGCGGCCCTGGTCTACCTGCTGTGGGGCGTGAAGAAGCCGCAGCCCGTAACCGCCTAA
- a CDS encoding M28 family peptidase, which yields MKLQEIVKVLDDQPNATRRALIIEHLDALDVRYVEQPYASGNNLVVDLGRTKGKIGVGSHFDRVLTSAGANDNGSAIAVCLDVIRKHQEARSSAGLRVFFFDEEETGLKGSHAYVAHYGTMNLAGLLNLELVGMGDKLALWPVDTSHRGSLLSTFEAVARRQGVSTNRFGQLITNTADHVPFRQAGLRDAFTITCITDQDIAVAQHYFQAIEQQADIWALREILAQAPLFRHYHQPTDTYEKLSEAALAMTSAAVWETVLAAQ from the coding sequence ATGAAGCTTCAAGAAATCGTCAAAGTACTCGATGACCAGCCAAATGCCACGCGCCGAGCACTCATTATTGAACACCTCGACGCGCTGGATGTCCGCTATGTTGAGCAGCCCTATGCGAGTGGTAACAATCTGGTGGTCGATCTAGGCCGAACCAAAGGTAAAATCGGCGTCGGTTCTCATTTTGACCGCGTGCTTACTTCAGCCGGTGCTAATGACAATGGCTCGGCCATTGCCGTTTGCCTTGATGTTATTCGCAAGCACCAAGAAGCCCGTAGCAGCGCCGGTCTGCGGGTATTCTTTTTCGACGAAGAGGAAACCGGGTTGAAAGGGTCGCACGCCTACGTTGCCCACTATGGTACCATGAACTTAGCCGGGTTGCTCAACCTGGAATTGGTTGGCATGGGTGATAAACTGGCGTTGTGGCCCGTGGATACTTCGCATAGGGGCTCACTACTCAGCACGTTTGAAGCAGTTGCCCGCCGCCAGGGCGTTAGTACCAACCGGTTTGGCCAACTCATAACCAATACCGCCGACCATGTGCCCTTTCGCCAAGCCGGGCTGCGTGATGCCTTTACTATAACCTGCATTACGGACCAAGATATTGCTGTCGCGCAGCACTATTTCCAGGCCATTGAGCAGCAGGCGGACATATGGGCACTTCGGGAAATTTTAGCGCAAGCCCCACTTTTCAGGCATTATCACCAGCCTACTGATACCTATGAAAAGCTAAGCGAAGCCGCTTTGGCCATGACTTCCGCCGCCGTGTGGGAAACCGTATTAGCCGCCCAGTAA
- a CDS encoding DUF7684 family protein, translated as MVINNRTVSLVEYRTDRNWLDQLPQWGWLCVLVTEEKRRTYADEVVAKLLLRDVAWVCSVGAAGEWVHDLLDEEIVFREVEALYLPPHDVMTTWHDDVEECLWFALYAACDEAVLLEHVAVLDMTQGAALPAIKAYLETLAAAQSK; from the coding sequence ATGGTAATCAACAATCGAACGGTTTCCTTGGTCGAATACCGTACCGACCGCAACTGGCTAGACCAGTTGCCGCAATGGGGGTGGCTGTGCGTGCTAGTGACCGAGGAGAAGCGCCGCACCTATGCCGATGAAGTGGTTGCCAAACTGTTGCTGCGCGACGTAGCGTGGGTCTGCTCCGTCGGAGCAGCGGGCGAGTGGGTCCACGACTTGCTCGACGAAGAAATTGTTTTTCGAGAGGTCGAAGCTCTATACTTGCCACCGCATGATGTAATGACGACGTGGCACGACGACGTGGAGGAGTGCTTATGGTTCGCACTGTATGCCGCGTGCGATGAGGCCGTTCTCCTCGAACACGTGGCCGTGCTAGACATGACCCAAGGAGCAGCCTTGCCCGCCATAAAGGCGTATCTGGAAACCTTAGCTGCCGCTCAATCTAAATAA
- a CDS encoding DUF1294 domain-containing protein, with product MKLLLSCLLFFNLLCFLLFALDKRKAQRGQRRIAEKTLHLATLPGAALGAWAAILLLHHKNRKAAFWSVTLGLTLLQGAVLYFTLPYFQGQF from the coding sequence ATGAAACTACTCTTGAGTTGCCTCCTGTTTTTCAATTTGCTGTGCTTCCTGCTCTTCGCCCTGGATAAACGCAAAGCCCAACGAGGCCAGCGGCGCATTGCCGAAAAAACGCTGCACCTGGCTACGCTGCCCGGCGCAGCGCTAGGCGCGTGGGCAGCTATTTTATTGCTCCATCATAAAAACCGCAAAGCCGCTTTCTGGAGCGTTACCCTGGGGCTGACGCTGCTGCAAGGTGCCGTTCTCTATTTCACGTTGCCCTATTTTCAGGGGCAGTTCTAA
- a CDS encoding GrpB family protein gives MKKLADLTQDEIGQLYPVEISPYDAQWPVLFRAERQRIAAALGPANVRIEHFGSTAVPGLSAKDTLDLLIEQPSGANEPAGCIARMQEIGYEFMWQTDGNPPYLVFVRGYDPAHPKAQTYHVHMAPPEHALWDRLYFRDYLRQHPAVAQEYAQLKQALAVQHRHARVAYRLAKTDFVTRVTREAKAQRPGGERQE, from the coding sequence ATGAAAAAACTAGCTGACTTAACGCAAGACGAAATTGGCCAGCTGTATCCGGTCGAGATTTCTCCTTACGATGCGCAGTGGCCGGTCCTATTTCGGGCCGAGCGGCAGCGGATTGCGGCAGCCCTAGGCCCAGCGAATGTGCGCATCGAGCACTTTGGCAGCACCGCGGTACCAGGCCTGTCGGCGAAAGACACCCTTGACCTACTCATAGAACAGCCTTCCGGAGCAAACGAGCCCGCCGGTTGCATCGCCCGGATGCAGGAAATCGGCTACGAGTTCATGTGGCAGACCGACGGTAATCCGCCCTACCTCGTGTTCGTGAGAGGCTACGACCCGGCCCACCCGAAAGCGCAGACCTACCACGTGCATATGGCCCCACCGGAGCATGCGCTGTGGGACCGGCTCTATTTTCGGGACTACCTGCGCCAGCATCCCGCCGTGGCCCAGGAGTATGCACAACTCAAGCAGGCCTTAGCGGTCCAACACCGGCATGCGCGCGTCGCGTATCGGCTCGCTAAGACCGATTTCGTCACCCGCGTCACCCGCGAGGCGAAGGCCCAGCGGCCAGGCGGGGAGCGGCAGGAGTAA
- the purE gene encoding 5-(carboxyamino)imidazole ribonucleotide mutase: MSTHSTSDTPSAAPGTPLIGVVMGSSSDWDTMQHAVQILADFGVAHEARVVSAHRMPDDLFAYAEQAGPRGLQAIIAGAGGAAHLPGMMAAKTTVPVLGVPVASRHLQGVDSLHSIVQMPKGVPVATFAIGNAGAANAALFAVSLLALHDPGLATKLQAFRAEQTEAARAMTLPV; the protein is encoded by the coding sequence ATGAGTACCCATTCCACATCTGACACTCCCAGCGCCGCCCCGGGCACGCCACTGATCGGCGTTGTCATGGGCTCCAGCAGCGACTGGGACACCATGCAGCATGCCGTGCAGATTCTCGCGGACTTTGGCGTGGCCCACGAAGCGCGCGTGGTGTCGGCCCACCGCATGCCCGACGACTTGTTTGCCTACGCCGAACAGGCCGGTCCGCGCGGCTTGCAGGCCATCATTGCCGGCGCGGGCGGTGCAGCCCACCTGCCGGGTATGATGGCCGCCAAAACTACCGTGCCCGTGCTGGGGGTGCCGGTGGCCAGTCGCCACTTGCAGGGAGTGGACTCGCTGCACAGCATCGTGCAAATGCCCAAAGGGGTGCCAGTAGCCACGTTTGCCATCGGCAATGCCGGGGCGGCTAATGCCGCGCTGTTCGCCGTCAGCCTGCTGGCCCTGCACGACCCGGGCCTGGCAACCAAGCTGCAGGCGTTTCGCGCCGAACAGACCGAAGCCGCTCGCGCCATGACCCTGCCGGTATGA